A region of the Sardina pilchardus chromosome 3, fSarPil1.1, whole genome shotgun sequence genome:
TGTTGTAGTAACGAGGGAATCAGCGTCCGTTTCCCCCCTGACAACTTGAAAATGCTGTTCGTCCAAGCTGCTCTTACAGCTGAGGAATGGAAGCTCTTACAGCTGCCTAATGAATTAACTGTCACTTAGGTagagggattttttttgttattttttttaaacattttattCTCAAGCTGACGAACACAAAGATACATTCTAGAAAGAAGATTTGGGACGTGAAAACAGAAACCGTAAACAGCTGGGTGAGGAGCACACAAGACGCGACTATAAATGGCGAATGCTCAATTGCTAAAATAACGGAGGCGAAGAGAATGCAAAAGGGCAAGCATGAATGCAATCGACAGTAGCCTTGGTTATCCTAGGTTGTTCAGACACTTACGACAGCGTTGCGTGTGGTATGAAGCAGTCGTAACTTTTGTCTTAAGTTACGTTACACGTAGActtgcgaatcatttgagttacatGCGTATCTTTTTACGATAGGCTTAAGATATGCGTAAGGTCTAAGAGCAGCTAACGTGTGCTTCGAGTTACAGGGCCCAGGCCACTAGCACTACAGCTCCTAGGCTTCCTTAGTAATATCCTAAAGCAGTCATTATAAGCATtataacgcagattaatcgatgaatctgcgttatttttttaatcagttattttatctcaaattaatttaTCTAAatgaatcagttattttgacagccctagaaAAAAAGCAACATTTCAAAATACTTTCCCTGACAAACAGTTCTCTGGCATTGCTCACAGTTCTCTGATCAAACATGTGACAAGCAAAGTGCCTCTGTCTTGAACTACAGTTGAACACTAACTATAAGCTGTGAATAAAGTGCTTAATAAACATTTGCTCATATATCAGATTTTATCCACAGACTCTATAGCATTCTGTTTGCTGTATTTCTTCCAATCTGCTACTCCCGgctgtagtttttttttgtagtgttctTCCAGCTCAGTCTGAAATCGACAGACAAACCACTTCCAGTAAGGCAGCTCAGAGTTGTCAGGAGTGATGCTCCAGTCTGCATACTTTCCTCCTGCTGATCGGTAGTTCTTATAAGGTGTATAttcttcattttcttcagaAGAGCTTTGAAATGTTTGGTCACTTACGACTAAGGTGGTGCAGAAATCAAGGACGAGCTCCTTAGTACTACATTTATGCCACCCAATGATTCCATTTGCTCGGTGGAAAGGAACCATGTGGTCGCCAGAATGATCCTCCATTGAGTTGGTGCAGATGGCTCCACAGAAGGGACACTGCTTCCAGCAGCACTGGCAGAAGTGTTCAATCAGAATCTCTTCAGGCCTTTCCCTGAACATCTCCATGTTGAGGTCACTCAGACTGCTGAGGCCACTCTTCAGCTTATCTGTGACATGAAGGAGTTCCTTCTTTATGACGTCTGCTAGAAGCTCAAAGTCGTTGACATTCTCACAATTAAGACCTGTGCATCTGTTCTCCAGTACATCTGAGAGGCTATCAGAGAAAATCTGCAGCCACAACTTTGCATTTCCTAAATTAGCTATGACCTCCTGTGTAGCTCTTGTTGCTGCATTGACAACTAATTTCTGCAATTCCTCAATGTGATCCTTGATCATGACGAGAATGATGGGTTCACCAGCTGTGGTACATTTCTCCTTATACTTCTTAACCTCCTCTTTAATGAAacattcaaaatgttctttGGGATTCTGAATGTAGGTCAAGAATTTTCCAAagttctcctcctccgccagcAACTTCAGAATGTGTTTTTCCATGTTAGATCTGTTCCCACTGAATGCTGGGATATTTGTCCTCATTTCTCCTGACATATCAGTAGCAGTTCTGTTGTAAGCCTTTCTCAAGATGGACTTCTTTAGTTCATTACAAATTAAGTCACCAAGCACAGCAGCATAATTTGCTCCTCTACAGTACATCTGGAAGATTTTGTAGTACTCTGGCTTCTTTTTCTCTAGGTATATGTGAGGATCATTTGCTTCCCTGAATGTTTTGTGGAGTTCAACAAACTTCTCAactgcacgctcacacacatgaagTGTCAGATCCACCTTAAACTCTTTCTTGAACTCAAATTGAGTTACTTTTGGTTTGTATGCCGTCACAAGTTTCAGGATTAGATTAACTATTTCCTGAATGTAGCTTGTATTGTAGCCTGTCATTCTAACTGGTTTTGACTTCACCAACCTATCAGCCTGCTTGGTGATATCATTGATGAGTGCCCTTATTGAATTGTTGTCCTCAGGTgtcaaacctttgtctctaccTGGAAAATAACTTCTCCAACCTCTGCTCACTGTCACATAATGGATGTAATAACCAATCTGATTAATTGATGTGTGTCCTGCATTATTCAAACAGTGTTGTACCAACCCATGTTCAAAGATTTCATAGAGGATGTTGAGCATATTGTCTCTTATGTTGATGTCGCTGATGGGAGTGGTGATGTCTTTCAACTCGGAGACCCACTCTTTCCACATGGAGTCAAATGCTTTCTTCATCTCCCCCTCATTGAATCCCTTCTTTTTTAGCTTCAAGGCTAATTCTTTGCTTTCTTCAAAAAGCTTCTTCTCATGGTCATCTTTCTTCTCATCCAACTTCTTACGAGCATTCCTTTGTGAAATGACATTATTCAATTTTGTTGTTACCTTTTCCACAAGGTCTTTATGTAATTCCTTTATTTTTAGTTCAAAATGGATCTTCCACTGAATCAAGGTGTCTTTTAATTTGTCATTATCAAAGTACTGATTCATTTCTTTTTGCACATTTGTAAAGGTCTCTCTGATATTTTCAACAAGAAGACCTTTATCCACAGTATGCAGTCTGTAGTTGTTAATTGTTGTAAGCAGCTGGTCCTCAATTGTCAGCATTTCACTTCTAAGAATCCAGGTCCATTTCCCATACTCCTCCTCTAGTGACCTGTATGCTGTAATCTCCAGAGTGTTTTTGAAGCTGAACACAAAGTCCTCATTCAACAGAGCATCCCACAGATCTTTAATGCGAGTTTTTAATTTGTTCAGTGTGAAACCACTGGATTTTGAAGAATGTGAAAGAATCGTTTTCTTCAGCTCTTGAATATTCTCACTGTAGGATGGGTTTGGTGGGGCCATGGGTGGGCTGCCCTCCCACAGCTGTGCAAAGTATTTCACATCGTTTTGTATGTCAAAGGCAATTACATCGCTGAAACACACTGcatcacacacttcctctttgGCAGCCAACTTTGTCATCTCATCCAGTTTCTCCTGCAAACGTCTCCTTCCATCCATGTTTTTCTCTCCAGCTGTGATATCTGTCACATTCTGATGCACAAATATGCAGCCTGGATATAGCCTGACTTTCTTCATCCTCAGGACAGCCTGAACAACTATCTGAAGGATGTCCTGCATCTCAGAGGGGTTCTCTCCAAAGATGTTGATCAAGGTCATATTTCCAAGACCAACTACAAATGTAGCAAGCTCATTGTCATGGTGCACTGTGGCCTTCCCAGCCAATTCTAGAGCTTTCAGTCCCTCAGTGTCCACAACCAGAATGTAGTCACAATTCAGCTCTGCCTTCATGTCCTCTGACATTCTGACCAGCTGCATGAAAGCTCCTCTGGTGCACCTGCCAGCACTGACTGCAAACTGGAGTCCAAACATGGCGTTCAGCATGGTGGATTTGCCAGAGCTCTGGATTCCCAAAACAGACAACACAAAGACTCTTTTATCTCCCACTATCTTGATGAGCTCATCTAGAACAGCAGTAACCCAGATCAGAGGAACATGAGCAGCATCTCCATCCATTAGCTCCATCGGGTGCCCAGAAATCATCAGTTCAGCAGCCATTTTTGGAAGGTCTGTCACGGTTGTGTCTATCTCTCCACACAAGTTCATCTGTGTTGAATTCCAAGCTTCATAAACCTGGCCCATTTCTCTCAGAAAATGCTCAAGCCCAAAAGTTGCAAGAGTTAGTTTGTTTGAGATTTTTTCCAGATCATTTTGTTCGGTTTCCATCTGCTTTGATTTGTCACAAGTCTTTTTTAAAACCAGGACCTGTTTCCATTTCACATCATACTCTTGATGAAGCTCAGAGAGTTTGTCTGTAGCAAAGTCATCCAACAGGTTCCCAATCGACTTCAGGAAATACTTTTTCTCAGTGACTGACAGTGTTTTCAAGTACCCAGTAAATAGTCTCATCAGTTCAGTCAGTCTCTTCGCTCTCTGCTT
Encoded here:
- the LOC134077626 gene encoding interferon-induced very large GTPase 1-like, with the translated sequence MAAELMISGHPMELMDGDAAHVPLIWVTAVLDELIKIVGDKRVFVLSVLGIQSSGKSTMLNAMFGLQFAVSAGRCTRGAFMQLVRMSEDMKAELNCDYILVVDTEGLKALELAGKATVHHDNELATFVVGLGNMTLINIFGENPSEMQDILQIVVQAVLRMKKVRLYPGCIFVHQNVTDITAGEKNMDGRRRLQEKLDEMTKLAAKEEVCDAVCFSDVIAFDIQNDVKYFAQLWEGSPPMAPPNPSYSENIQELKKTILSHSSKSSGFTLNKLKTRIKDLWDALLNEDFVFSFKNTLEITAYRSLEEEYGKWTWILRSEMLTIEDQLLTTINNYRLHTVDKGLLVENIRETFTNVQKEMNQYFDNDKLKDTLIQWKIHFELKIKELHKDLVEKVTTKLNNVISQRNARKKLDEKKDDHEKKLFEESKELALKLKKKGFNEGEMKKAFDSMWKEWVSELKDITTPISDINIRDNMLNILYEIFEHG